AAGAAACAGTTCTGTTTATTGATTAGAACATGGTATAAAATTACAATTTGCAGGCATTCTGGGCTTTCTGGGATGGGCATGCAGTGATGGGCTCTAGCAGGAGATGGAGTGAGGGCATGGACAACTGGACATTGATTCTCTTCCTGGACACATCAAGGGACTTGCACTACCAGCACAGATGCCAGTGTGAGAAAGAATTATTGGTTCTTGTCTCTGGAAACAAAGGACGTGGGTAGTTTGTGTCACCAGACAATGCCATGCTTAAGAATTCAGTTTTATCCTATATATGTTAAATGCTGGCTCTCCCAATCTGGTCATATATGGATTCGTATTGTTCTGTAGAATGCTCATTCTTCTCACCAAAAGAAGGGAAACAGGCACATTGGTTTGGGAGGCCATCAGAGGATGGtgtgcatttggctcaggtcatcttgCTTCCGGATACATCAAGGTCTGCTGGACTTGGAGGCAGTGGGCTGGGACACGCAAGCAGAAAAGCGTGCACTACTGTTTAAGCTCAAGCAGAGGGACCTTCCACAGGGCAGCAGCATGAAGAGATGAGCATGCTTCCAAAACAAACCCagtttcatcttctctctctcaagaagACGGAGTAGGAAGAGCTGGCAATCAGAGACTGAGCCATATGATGCTGGGTTCCATAGAAAGTCTCCAGCGGAGAATTCTTCCAAAATGTAAAAGGTGTTTCTGTCCCAAGAGTCGGTTTGCAAAGTCAGAACTAGGGCAGATCGAGGTGTTAAGAGGTGGTTGTTCGGTACAACGTCTCTGAGAGCCGGACGGCTAAGTCCACAGTTACATGACATTTTGGAACAGCTGGAGGGACCTCATGATGTTGTCATCCTGGAGGGGAAGAGGATGAAAAGAGAATGTTTAGAACTCTCTGAGGCTCCTCCCTGAGAAGGTCTGTAATGGTGAGCACGTCTCCAGTGTGGGTTTCCCATGCAGAAAGAATGCTGCAAGGGCACAAGAAACAGGAGTAAGCAGTGGGGGCCTAGAGAGTGACTATCAATTCAAGGCAAGAAGCACCTTCTCTGGCcttggggaattaaaaaaaagaagattttatttatttattcatgagagagagaaagagggagaggcagaggtggagggagaaacaggctccccacggagcagggagcttgatgcgggattcgatgccaggaccctgggatcctgacctgagctgaaggcagacacttaactgactgagccacccaggttccctggccTTAAGAAATTTATAAGAAGTAAATTATCAAGGGAAACagtgagttttacttcttttaagaAACTCTGCTCAACTGcattttatcaaatgatttttcaacatctactgagatgattgTGGTTTTTTAAACTCTATTATGTTATTAATTATATTGATTCTTGAACACTAAACAAAACTGGTGTTCctgtaataaactttttttttttttacatattactGGTTTGATTTTTCACACCTATATCCAGAGGGATTATATTAGCttgaacattttcttattttgtaataGGCTTGTCATATTTTCATATTAGGGTTATGATAGCCTCATAAACCAAGTTGAgaagtttttcctctttctctattCTCTGAGTTTGTATGAGATTAATATCATTTCTTCCTTGGAAAGAGTTTGAAATAATTTACAGAATAAGACATCCGTGTCTGCCATTTTCTTTATGGGAAAATTCTAAATTACAGACTCAGTTTCTTTAACATACATAggactattcagattttctatttccttttgtgtTAGTTTTGataaattatagttttttttgtttttgtttttgttttttaaaatttatttcttttcagtgtaacagaattcattgtttatgtatcacacccagtgctccatgcaatacgtgccctccataatacccaccacctggctcccccgaCCTCCTACCTCCTGCCATTTCAaaacgctcagattgtttttcatagtctatagtctctcatggttcatctccccttccaatttccctctaaATTATAGTTTTGATACCTGTCTCTGATCTCTGTCACCTACTGTGCCTTAGCCATATTTCTTAACTTTGCaaagtctcagttttcttttctttaaaacgGGCGTGATCAATACTGCCCATCGCCCAGCTCATGATTATCATGTTGAAATATTACTAGCCCTGTTGGTAAGTAACTGCTGACCTGAGCCTCCCACTGAGCATCTTACCCTCTGTCTATCTGGGAACTGGCCCAGGATCCCGGGAGCATCCAAAGATCCATCAGTTAACAGGCTGGCAAGTTTGAAAGGTCCCTTTAGGGCACTGCTCCATGGCATTGGTCAAGGTCAGTTAAAAGTGGTCAATTCTCAGTCCACTCTCATTACTGAATATGTTGAATACCACCCTGGATATAGCTCCACTGCCTCTCAGGGCTGTTGTGAAGGTCATGCATACACCTGAAACTTGGTAGGTCCTCAGTACCCGTTGATAACTTCTCTCCTGCTTTCATGCATCTGCTGTTCTTACTGGGTGAGCTCAGGGTGACTGGTACTTTTCTGAAATAAGGTGGGGTTGGAAACACATTTTTCTAAAGTAGCTGTTCCCAGTTCAGTTTCTGACAGAGACTCTGGGCTAGTCTATCCtttcaacaaatgaaaatgtggtcctaggggcgcctgggtggctcagtgggttaaagcatctgccttcggctccggtcatgatcccagggtcctgggatcgagccccacgtcaggctctctgctcagcagggagcctgcttcctcctctctctctgcctctctctctgcctgtctctgcctccttgtgatctctgtctgtcaaataaataaataaaatctttaaaaaaaaaaaaaaagaaagaaagaaagaaactgtggtCCTAGCACCTGCAGCACCAGTGTGACCTGGGAGACCTTTAGAAATGTAGCATCTCAAACTCCTCTCCAGACCTATTGAATTAGAATCCGCATTTTCACCAGATCTTCAAGGACATTGGTTTGCCCATTAAAGTTTTAGAAGCCTTGATCCCCAGGGCATTTGTGTTAAAACAAAGATCTCTACAGTCcacatccccctccctccccgccgccccATCCCCGCACCTGCCACCCCCAGCCATCTAGTGTTCATTTTCAGAATCATTTAGGCAATTTTGGCCACACTATGGCTTGAGAATTACAGCTTTAGGGTTTTTCCTCCATATACTCCCTTGTAGTTTGAGGAGTGGGTCATTGAGCCAGAAGCAGGTTAAAAAATGAGTGTTGCCCACTTGGGAAGTCTTTGGTTTCCCAGAGACCCCCCCTTTGGGCTTTCACATCCACCCCAGCCCATATCCTGCTCAGGCTGTCTGGCTCAGACTGTGTTTAGCTAGGACCAACCACAGGCCAgttgcaggaggggagggagctggaaTTCTGAGTTTGCTGTTGGTGGGGGTGGCGGTAGTGGCTCTGACCTGAGGCCACAGGTTTctcattccctccctcctgcaggccCTCAGCCCCCAGATTTCCTTTCCCAGATCTAGAGATTTTATATTCTGAGGTCTCTCCTTACTTACCTCCTGACAGGATTCAAGAAATTCATCTAAAGTCACGATACCATctttatttttgtccattttctagaAGACACAACAGGAAGAACTTTAACAAACTTGGTAATCTGCATTTCAAAACTTGCTCTTTGCTAAGAGAGCAAAGGGCCTGATTACAGCACTTTGACACCCATGAGCTTCCTTGAGATGGAAAGACTTGCTCTAGGCTCTCATTACCACATTATCAGATAATTCTGCTGACACCCTAATACGTCTTCCCCAGACTCTAGCCTCTATGAGCCTCTGCTTTTCCCATCTGCAAAGTGAGAGGATTAGACAAGAATGAGCTCAGACATCTTCAAAACTGTACCACtagtttagtctttttttttcaccctttaCCAGACATAAAATTTAATGCAATATGTTAAAGAAATACTCTAAGGAGTTAGAAGACCTGATTATTCCATTATTTTCTGGCTACAGAATCTTGAGACTAGCTTAGTCTTTTACTGAAAACCACTGTGGTCATACAACTCTTCTAGTCATAGAGTAACTGTAGTCACCCAATCAAGGCTAAACCTCCTCAATTAAAGATCTCAATCCAGCCCACCCTTGTTTCCAACTTTATTTTCCATTACTCCCCAGACATAAAGCCTTAACACCTACATATATGTGCTTAATGACATCTTCTCTCGCTATTCTGCTCCACCAAGAATTTTTATGGAACTTAGTGTCTATACTATAGCATTTATACTTCCTAATATACTTCCCTGTTCTATAGTATATATTTGCCTGCAAAATGAGATCATCTGTTTACTTAGAGGTGAACACATCTTGTAATTCTTTCCTGGCTTCTGCAATACTTAGCACAGAGTTGGACACACACCACTTGCTCAGATGCTTGTGGGTTGACTGGAATCCATTGGGCTTAAAGCTCACGCACAGTGTGTGTGCACCTACTTGGAAGAAGACGTCCACATGCTGCCTCGGAGTGTCTTCTTTGAGCACAGGGTAAGTGTATTTCCCCATCATGTCATAGATGGCTTTGACGATGTCCATCATTTCCTGGAAAGATGATAGGGAAGCACAGCGTGGGAACCATGAGGTCAAGCTCTTTTTTAGGTGAGAACTGGGGGCTCCTTGTCACCCTTGTGAATGAAGGTGATTAAAAGGATTCTCTCTAGCTGATGAGAGGGAGTTAGAAAGCATGCTGAAAGGGCTATATTCTGGGAACCTCCTCTTAGAGCGAGGGCAGTGGAAAATTCTCTGCTTTCAGAAGCTCTTGGGTAGGTTACGTTTTCTTGAGCATTATCCTCAGTGAGTGTGGGATTGGAATGAACATGCTTGTGTACTGATGAACCCACACCCCATTTTGGGaagaccctctcccctctccactgTTCTTTGAATGGTTGGGCCCAAGTGGCTGTGTTTTTCCTGGGTGATCTGTCTCTGTGACCACAGCTAATTGGAACAAAGGTGGACATCTGACTAAAGCTGAGCTACTCTGTTCTTCTCTCTTGAGAAGTTTAAATGATGAAGCACAGAAACGTGATCAGGAGTGATAGAACCTGGAGCTCGAAGGTCAAGTGGAGTTAGGGCCAGAGTCGGTGACACAGGCAAGCGCTTTCCAGGATTTAGCTAAGGTTAAGTGACAGCAGacaccaaaagcttctgcagaagAGTAGAACTTCTGTGAGGAGTAGAATGGAGCAAATAGAAGGtagaagagatgagaaaaatgtagggagaaagagaagaggggagaggagaaaaaaggaatagaGCGAGGAAaagggaggtggggctggggggggcaaGAAATGTTCCCATGAGCACACACATGggcacctacacacacacacacacgcacacacatacacatacaatctctttcacacatacatacacactcacagAATCTCCCTTACACCCATATACACatactctctcacacacatgcactcactcACATACACTCTGACATGCATACTCTTTctatctctcacacacacacacagtctcacatacacacactctttctctcacacacccatatacacactcacactcagAGGCTCTCTGAGAAAACTACATGAAGACAGATGGTTACAAAGACTGGGAGAAGCCCCAGAGGGGCAGTGTCTCAGATTGGTTACCCTAGAAACTAAAACCTCCTCTTGTGCCTCCCCACCCTTATGTTGCTAGCAACTTGAAGGTGTCCTTCCTGCTGAGGAGAGTGTGGTCATCGTGATGTCAGCAGTGTTGGAGGAGGgtaagggaggagagaggaaagaagaggtgaggggagagagagtgtgagattGGAGACTAACAACCTTCTTCAATGGGGATTGTATCTGTTCCATCAGACTGGTTATATCTTTACAGGCAACCTCTCAATTTAAGCTAGTTTATGTTGATGATCTTTTATCTTTGTAACCCAAAGACCACTTTCTACAGGGTCATTCTTGTTCTATGTGGCCTGATAAATGGTACAAATcctgtcacattttctttctcatctctcagTGCTTCCCAATACAGAATAAGTGATCATTACCTACTTGTTAAAGGAGTtaagttgtttttgttattaGTGTAGCTCTGTTTCCTCAAGACTGTGAGCTCATGAGGACATATGTTCAATCCTTCATTGATAAGGTCTCTGCATGGACTAGGAGCCCAATAACTGTTGAGTGGCTCTGAGTTGTTCTGATCACACTGGCCAGGCAAAGTATTCCATGGCCCCTCCTTGGAATGCAGGAAATTGGGTATAGGAGGACAGCTCTGTCTTTGAGATCTTTGAAATAGTGTCTATGGAGACCCAGGGGACAACCTCTCTCCTGGGTTCCTTGTCTGCTCCTCCTCATTCCATGtgctcattttattgtttttattcattttaacctatttttaataacattggACTTacacaagaacaaaaacagaacagagcATTCATGTATACCTTTGACCCATCTTCTCCTAACTTGCCAAAGCACAGCCCGGTGATCATCTCAGGGAACTAACAATGCTACAACAGTGCCATGCTGGGCTGTGAACAAAACTATGGAGCCTATTCCCATTGCATTAGATTTTCCCTTAGTGTCTTTTATGGTTAAGGATCCCTCATCTACCTAGTCATTGTGTCCCCTTAGTCTCCTCTAACCTGTGACAGTTTCTCACTTTTTGTCTTTCAAGACCAACACACTCCTGATAGGAGTACtggtcagttattttgtagaatgtctctgGGTTAGTTCCTGCCTTTCTTATGATAAGATTAAAGTTATGCATTTTTGACGAGAATAGCCTAGAAGTGACATTATGTCTTTCTTGGTACATCATGTCGAAGAGGTATCTGGAGTTAATTTATCTTATTGATGGTGATGTGAACCTTGATTACTTGATTACTTGATTATTGTCGAGTTCCTCCTCTGATTTTAGTATCTTTTAGTGGATTGTGCCTGCAAAAATTATTACTGTGATGTTTGCCTAATGCTGactttgtatttcctttattccttctttatttattaattggaatTCTTCTTTAAGAAAGAGTTGTCTCTTAACTCCCATTTATCTAtgaattcaattatttatttaaatacatatttattatttatttgaacacatattatttgaatatatataatctgtaattatgtatatataatttagtaGGGACTCATGggcattttccttatttttttaagcttatacTCTAATAGTAGCACTTTaaattttgttgctcaaattgttctgttTTGGTGATTGGGAACTCCTTTAGATTGATTCCTGTACCTTTTTGACATGTcccatcctttcctttctttctttttaaacactcCAGTACTACAAGGTACTCCAGGCCGATCTTGTGTTTTCTTGTTCCCAGTCCTGGAATCACCAACTTCTTCAAGGAGACTGGTTCCTTTAATTGGAGTATGGTGTTCAGAAATCAAGGTCCAGGTGCAAGGTATCCTCATTGCTAGAGGGTGTCATTGTCTTAGGCCATTCCAGCAAACAGAACTAGGAGATACATGTCTctattcatgtatttgttttaaaatgtggaCATCAGAAGTGCTTCATATCCACATTATTATGGGTTCTTTCCTGAGTACCTTTACTAAGAGAGAGGACTTAAAGACCAATTTTGATCACTCTCTCAGGATTTTCATTGCCTATAATTTGGATGAGATTATCTCCAAATGACTGCAAGGAGAAGTTCCAGCTGTCTTTTCTAGGAAGCTGTTTAtctacactttctttttcttttaatggatacttttaaaattctgccaTCTAGAGAGGTCTGATAGGTATTAATGGCAGCAATTTTGTCTAGTCTGCAAATAAGAAAGAGGGAGCTGGAGTCAGAGAGGTGACTCAGTGATGGAATTATGACTGCACCAAAGTTGAAGGCTGTGCTACAAGTCCCATTTTAGGGtcctttctttatatattttgagaagTAGTATTTGAATATTTTGGAGTATCCTATATATGAGTAGTCATGGAAGcataaaattatttgcaaaattgacataatatatatattatttagaaggtgattgttattttttaaaaaagattttatttatttatttatttatatgagagagagagagagagagtgagcatgagtggaggggaggagcagagggagagagagaagcaggttccccattgagcagggatccagatacggactctatcccaggacctccaGATCATGgcgccaaagacagatgcttaaccgactgagccatcccggcAACCCTGTaaggtgattttttaaatccTGTGTCAGAtgaatttatacattttcttactTTTGTGTGACTTTAATTGGCCACCCATCATCTGAATTTACTGGAATTCATTGGACATACCTGTTACTAGGGGATATTAGGGTTTTTACCCTCAGGGAATCATCCATCACTTTATTTTCAGCGCCTAGGACACCTCATAAGCCCTCATATAGAAGATGAGCAAATGCTtgactgaatgaatgaggaaTGAACGTTAGAGAGAAGCTCACGGGGTTGAGTCGGGGATTGGAGATAAAATCTGTAGCTCTAGACACTGTGCCTGGCGCATAGACACTTGGGGACTGGGATGTCACTGGGTACTATGTCCAAGCTGCAACCGAGAGACCAAGATACAGTAGATGTCCAAACAAGTTCTGAGATAGACCTGTTGGTGTTTCATTGTCTAGACACCACGTGTAAATCTGACAATATAAAGTGTCAAGCAGTGGAGATTCATAAATTGTGCTGTGTTTAGAGATAGTCGCACCTGCCATCATTCCCTTGCGTGGTTTTATTGGTGGGCAAGATAGATTGTGGCCAATATGATCCCTTTATAGTCCCCGCTTCCTCAAaaatctcccttctcccttctagATGGTGTTTTCAACTCCACCATCCCAACTCTCAGCTTTAACTTGTGGCTGTCAACCCGCTCAGTGTGAGTGCGCCTGGGAAGAGGAAGTCTACGCTGAAAGCATCAACACCCCTTTGGAATGTGTGTTGAAGACAAGGGATACAGTGACAATGAATGAAACTGCTTAATCCTTTCGAGTGCTTGGGAACAGGGCAGGGTGGACCAATGGGTGAGGTCGAAGGTGACCTTCCTTTGGCCAGGAATCAGCTCTGTTAGTCCCAAAGCAGATCTCTCCTCATTCAGACAATTCCATGCTCAGTACTGGGACAGGGGCTGCTTTCTGTTTATAATTAGATGCCTTCACTGTAGTCCTTTCATGCCCCAAGCCTCCGCTCACTTACCTCTTTGTTGATGTATCCATCTTTATTGATGTCATACAAATTAAATGTCCACCTTAGCTTCTCATGGACGGTTCCTCTCAGCAAAATCGACAGAGCAGTTACAAAGTCCTGACGAGTGGGAGAGGCATAAATGACATTAACCACCAAGCCATGGGGTGGGTTGCAGCTCTGTCTTCCAGCCAGAGTCCATGACTACTTTTACAGAATGGTACCTCCCATGGCCACATTCCCCTGAATGACATGGCCTATGTCAGCAAAAGCAGCCCCCCTTCCGCTCTCTACCCTGCCCATTCAAGGGAATGGAGTCTCTTTGAGGAAGAATGCATGTGCTGCCACCTCCAGACTcaggcccacacagcctcctctGGTATTTTCTTATCCCACAGCTCCAGTTACCCTAAGAGTGGCTTCCTGAGTCCATATCCCTCTGTTAACCACTTTCTAGCTCTTTGACCTTGGGAAAACCActccatctctctgcttgactgtcCTCTTCTGCAAACTGGTAATAAATCATAGAACCCTACCTtgtagggttgctgtggggaatAAATGAGTTAATCCAGGCAAGACACTAGCCTCAAGTCTGTCACACGGTTAGCTCGATGGGCTCCGGAGCTATTCCGCTCTTATCATCTGTAGTCCCTCCGGGCCCTGAGCTCCTataggggaggggaagcagctgCTTATTCCCTTAGCTTGGGAAATGCTTATTAAGTGAACCGACTGTCCTTTCAGCAGGTGGTGGCGCCCCGGGCCTCAGAGACACACGTACCTCGAACTTCACGGAGCCTGTCTGCGTGATGTCGAAGGCATGGAAGAGGTAATGGGCATACATGCTGGCATCTGCAAGGCACAGAAGGAAAGGCAGGTGATGGGAGGCAGGGCTTCACAGAAGGGAGTGAGAATGCTTGGAAACagtaagaaagagaagagggtgCTGCTGGGGcgatgggaaggaggaggggggtgTGGGCAAACCCACTGTGGAAACCGGGACCCAGGTGGCTGTCCTGCGGTTTAGGTGGGAAGTTCTTAGAGCAAAGACAGGCCCTTGCCCCTCCACCTAGTCTTCCCAGGATAAAGACCCTACTGCCCGCCTGCATATGTAATCCTTGGTTGGGGAGTGACATGGCAACTGTGTGCAGAGGACGCTTTCCCAAGTGTAGTGCAATGCCATGGAGTGAGCAACCACTAGGGGGCAGACAGACCTCGGCTTGGCTAGCAACCCTGTCCCTGCGTAGCTGTGTGACAGCAGGCACATAGAGAACATCTCTGAGCTCCTTTCTCCCGTCTCTTACAAAGGAATGTAGCAAGACCTTTCTCTAGGAATTTTTGAAAAAGTACGTTAGACTTTCACATCGtcatatcatcaaaaccatcacCACGCCTGTCACACGACCCAACCTCGAGTTCTAGTGGCTCACTAGAAATGACAACAGTGATTCCAGGGCCTGCATGTTGTGAAGCCACACTCCTTTGCAACCTGGGTAGGGACCCTGTACCAGGTCCCTACACCTAGGAGGTCCCTCTCTGCTGCTAAAGAGGCCCAGGAGAAGCAGAGCCTAAGAAGGGGACACTTGGAA
This genomic interval from Neovison vison isolate M4711 chromosome 1, ASM_NN_V1, whole genome shotgun sequence contains the following:
- the KCNIP1 gene encoding Kv channel-interacting protein 1 isoform X1, coding for MSGCSKRCKLGFVKFAQTIFKLITGTLSKDKIEDELEMTMVCHRPEGLEQLEAQTNFTKRELQVLYRGFKNECPSGVVNEETFKQIYAQFFPHGDASMYAHYLFHAFDITQTGSVKFEDFVTALSILLRGTVHEKLRWTFNLYDINKDGYINKEEMMDIVKAIYDMMGKYTYPVLKEDTPRQHVDVFFQKMDKNKDGIVTLDEFLESCQEDDNIMRSLQLFQNVM
- the KCNIP1 gene encoding Kv channel-interacting protein 1 isoform X2, with amino-acid sequence MGAVMGTFSSLQTKQRRPSKDKIEDELEMTMVCHRPEGLEQLEAQTNFTKRELQVLYRGFKNECPSGVVNEETFKQIYAQFFPHGDASMYAHYLFHAFDITQTGSVKFEDFVTALSILLRGTVHEKLRWTFNLYDINKDGYINKEEMMDIVKAIYDMMGKYTYPVLKEDTPRQHVDVFFQKMDKNKDGIVTLDEFLESCQEDDNIMRSLQLFQNVM
- the KCNIP1 gene encoding Kv channel-interacting protein 1 isoform X3 translates to MTMVCHRPEGLEQLEAQTNFTKRELQVLYRGFKNECPSGVVNEETFKQIYAQFFPHGDASMYAHYLFHAFDITQTGSVKFEDFVTALSILLRGTVHEKLRWTFNLYDINKDGYINKEEMMDIVKAIYDMMGKYTYPVLKEDTPRQHVDVFFQKMDKNKDGIVTLDEFLESCQEDDNIMRSLQLFQNVM